A region from the Gemmatimonadota bacterium genome encodes:
- the ggt gene encoding gamma-glutamyltransferase, with amino-acid sequence MSATAELSGQQGPFSAGGRSTVYAPRGAVATSQPLATAAALEVLQNGGNAIDAAVVAAAVLGVVEPHMTGMGGDMFALFWSADEGRLVGLDASGKGGALLDADALLAAGVERMPGSGPQSVTVPGAVSGWAALLERYGTLDLARALEPARRIADEGFPVTPVIAAQWRAQVPKLSRDPGAASTYLFEGTRGPEAGEWFRNPDLAASYAQLQSEGPAALYGGSLGRRVVEHLQANGGFLTLDDLRGHSVRWVDPLSVDYRGYTVWELPPSGQGIAALQMLELLEPFDLAAMGHNSPEYLHHLIEAKKLAYEDLRTYVADPDWMTTSPQELLSEAYLSGRRALISPRAAADREEAPEAAQASETIYLSVADQYGNMVSFINSVFGYFGSGVVVPGTGFVLQNRGAGFTLEVGHPNRAAAGKRPFHTIIPGFVTRDGQPWMAFGLMGGAMQPQGHAQLLINLIDFHMDPQAAVDAARFYHLSGRNVALEPAIGAETRAALRALGHQISDSDPAYGGAQLVIKLPRGWAAASDPRKDGHAAGH; translated from the coding sequence ATGAGCGCGACCGCCGAATTGTCGGGCCAGCAGGGCCCCTTCAGCGCCGGGGGCCGCTCCACCGTCTACGCGCCGCGGGGCGCGGTGGCCACCAGTCAGCCCCTGGCCACGGCCGCCGCTCTGGAGGTGCTCCAGAACGGGGGCAACGCCATCGATGCCGCCGTGGTGGCGGCGGCGGTCCTGGGGGTGGTCGAGCCCCACATGACCGGGATGGGGGGCGACATGTTCGCACTGTTCTGGTCGGCCGATGAAGGGCGGCTGGTGGGGTTGGACGCGTCAGGCAAAGGGGGTGCGCTCCTGGATGCGGACGCCCTCCTGGCCGCCGGGGTGGAGCGTATGCCGGGTTCCGGACCCCAGTCCGTCACCGTTCCAGGCGCGGTGTCGGGGTGGGCCGCGCTCCTGGAACGGTACGGGACGCTGGATCTGGCCCGGGCGTTGGAGCCGGCGCGCCGCATCGCGGACGAAGGCTTCCCGGTCACGCCGGTGATCGCCGCCCAGTGGCGGGCGCAGGTTCCCAAGCTCTCGCGCGACCCCGGCGCCGCGTCGACCTATCTGTTCGAGGGAACCCGCGGTCCCGAGGCGGGGGAGTGGTTTCGCAATCCGGACCTGGCGGCGTCGTACGCGCAGCTTCAGAGCGAGGGCCCCGCTGCCCTCTACGGCGGAAGCCTCGGCCGGCGAGTGGTCGAGCACCTGCAGGCCAACGGCGGCTTCCTGACCCTCGACGATCTGAGGGGCCACTCGGTCCGCTGGGTGGACCCGCTCTCGGTCGACTACCGCGGCTACACCGTGTGGGAACTGCCCCCGTCCGGTCAGGGGATCGCGGCCCTGCAGATGCTCGAGCTGCTGGAGCCCTTCGATCTCGCGGCCATGGGACACAACTCGCCCGAGTATCTCCATCATCTGATCGAAGCCAAGAAGCTGGCCTACGAGGACCTCCGCACCTACGTGGCGGACCCTGACTGGATGACGACCTCGCCCCAGGAGCTCCTCTCCGAGGCCTACCTCTCCGGTCGCCGGGCTTTGATCTCACCCCGGGCGGCGGCCGACCGCGAAGAGGCGCCCGAGGCCGCGCAGGCGTCGGAGACCATCTACCTGTCGGTGGCGGACCAGTACGGCAACATGGTCTCCTTCATCAACTCGGTCTTCGGCTATTTCGGGTCCGGCGTCGTAGTGCCGGGGACCGGATTCGTGCTGCAGAACCGCGGGGCCGGGTTCACCCTGGAGGTGGGTCATCCCAACCGGGCCGCGGCCGGGAAGCGCCCGTTCCACACGATCATCCCGGGATTCGTCACCCGGGACGGGCAGCCGTGGATGGCGTTCGGGCTGATGGGGGGAGCGATGCAGCCGCAAGGGCATGCCCAGCTCTTGATCAACCTGATCGACTTCCACATGGACCCGCAGGCGGCGGTCGACGCGGCGCGCTTCTATCACCTCTCGGGTCGCAACGTGGCCCTGGAGCCCGCCATCGGGGCCGAGACGCGAGCCGCATTGCGTGCCCTGGGGCACCAGATCTCGGACTCCGATCCGGCGTACGGCGGAGCTCAGCTCGTGATCAAGCTGCCGCGGGGCTGGGCTGCCGCGTCGGACCCCCGCAAGGACGGGCACGCCGCCGGGCACTGA
- a CDS encoding sigma-54 dependent transcriptional regulator, with protein MPSRILLVDDNADALTVLKTKLEHVGHHVGTAGSAEEALSRIKEFDPAVVITDLHMPGMNGIQLLERVKADMTEVDVIVATGHEDMSSAVMAMKAGAFDYLVKPIDLGEVESLVGRCLEAQRLNRTARRVQDDGEPPSFGENTVVGRDPRMIEIFKTIGVLARNRATVLIRGETGTGKEMIARAIHQNSAASREPFIAVNCTALSDTLLESELFGHVKGSFTGAVSSKRGYFELAGSGTIFLDEIGDTSPDFQTKLLRVLQERQFYPVGGEEPRFTEARVVAATHQPIEKLVEEGGFREDLYFRLKVVEIEVPPLRQRREDIPLLAQALLYKTAREMGSQSRFISEPAMRRLKQHSWPGNVRELENVLTRAIVLARGHAIAEEHISLGIQVSSRAKRSEGPDSDTLDAVIAAHVADVLDRCGGNKSQAARTLAISRSRLARILRKFNLDDGSDEGDLIGMDDDDDED; from the coding sequence ATGCCGTCGCGTATTCTGCTGGTCGACGACAATGCGGACGCCCTGACCGTGCTCAAGACCAAGCTCGAGCATGTGGGCCACCACGTGGGAACCGCGGGGAGCGCGGAAGAAGCGCTCTCTCGCATCAAGGAGTTCGATCCCGCAGTGGTGATCACCGACCTGCACATGCCGGGAATGAACGGCATCCAGCTCCTGGAGCGGGTCAAGGCCGACATGACCGAGGTCGACGTGATCGTGGCGACGGGCCACGAGGACATGAGCTCGGCCGTGATGGCCATGAAGGCGGGCGCCTTCGACTACCTGGTCAAGCCCATCGACCTGGGCGAGGTGGAGTCCCTGGTGGGGCGCTGCCTGGAAGCCCAGCGGCTCAACCGCACGGCCCGGCGCGTCCAGGACGACGGGGAGCCCCCTTCGTTCGGCGAGAACACGGTGGTGGGGCGCGATCCGCGCATGATCGAGATCTTCAAGACGATCGGAGTGCTGGCTCGCAACCGCGCCACCGTGCTCATCCGCGGCGAGACGGGCACGGGGAAGGAGATGATCGCGCGCGCGATCCATCAGAACTCGGCGGCGTCACGCGAGCCCTTCATCGCGGTCAACTGTACCGCGCTGTCGGATACGCTCCTGGAGTCGGAGCTCTTCGGGCACGTGAAGGGCTCGTTCACCGGCGCCGTATCCTCCAAGCGCGGGTACTTCGAGCTGGCGGGCTCGGGCACGATCTTCCTGGACGAGATCGGCGACACCTCGCCCGATTTCCAGACGAAGCTGCTGCGTGTGCTGCAGGAGCGTCAGTTCTATCCCGTGGGTGGGGAGGAGCCGCGCTTCACCGAGGCACGCGTGGTGGCGGCCACCCATCAGCCCATCGAGAAGTTGGTCGAAGAGGGCGGCTTCCGTGAGGATCTCTATTTCCGACTGAAGGTCGTCGAGATCGAGGTGCCACCGCTGCGTCAGCGCCGCGAGGATATCCCCCTGTTGGCGCAGGCGCTTCTGTACAAGACCGCGCGCGAGATGGGGTCGCAGTCCCGCTTCATCTCCGAGCCCGCGATGCGGCGCCTCAAGCAACATTCATGGCCGGGGAACGTCCGCGAGCTCGAGAATGTGCTCACCCGCGCCATCGTCCTGGCGCGAGGACATGCCATCGCCGAGGAGCATATCTCACTCGGAATCCAGGTCTCCTCGCGGGCCAAGCGCTCGGAGGGGCCGGACTCGGACACGCTGGACGCGGTGATCGCGGCGCACGTCGCGGACGTGCTGGACCGCTGTGGGGGCAACAAGAGCCAGGCGGCCCGCACGCTGGCGATCTCGCGGTCGCGGCTCGCGCGCATCCTGCGCAAGTTCAATCTCGATGACGGTTCCGACGAAGGCGACCTCATCGGGATGGACGACGACGACGACGAGGATTGA
- a CDS encoding peptidase MA family metallohydrolase, with product MALAWLCMALTVVASEVQTPPTAPQAVVGERVRVEFWDGNRARAQALLDQLDALPPLLALPPGLPRGVQLRLAETEERFLSLTGGAPPDWSAAVALPDQDVIVLPVYASNRTRGGARAVTLRHEWAHLGLEQHLRGLRIPRWFHEGYALHAAREWDARAGWKLRWALATGAAPPLDSLSLDWPAGAARAGLAYDLAATAVEYLLEPAGEEGLRIFLERWRSDGSFDEALAQVFGFTPGRFESAWLRWVKRRYGWGLVLSQSVLLWLSLGAVLLLLWRWRARRLRDRMARLRAAEPPDAPAWWDVAAATEAPAPPPDPNPGGEAG from the coding sequence ATGGCTCTCGCGTGGCTCTGCATGGCGCTGACGGTGGTGGCGTCGGAGGTCCAGACTCCGCCCACCGCCCCGCAGGCCGTGGTGGGCGAGCGCGTCCGGGTGGAGTTCTGGGACGGGAACCGGGCTCGCGCCCAGGCGCTGCTGGATCAGCTGGACGCGCTACCTCCGTTGTTGGCGCTACCGCCTGGATTGCCCCGAGGGGTTCAGCTACGGCTGGCCGAGACGGAGGAGCGTTTTCTTTCCCTCACCGGGGGAGCGCCTCCCGACTGGAGCGCCGCCGTGGCGCTGCCGGACCAGGACGTGATCGTGCTGCCGGTCTATGCGTCCAACCGCACCCGAGGTGGGGCGCGGGCGGTGACGCTTCGCCACGAATGGGCCCACCTCGGTCTCGAGCAACACCTGAGAGGGCTCCGCATACCGCGATGGTTTCACGAGGGATACGCGCTTCACGCGGCGCGCGAGTGGGACGCGAGAGCCGGCTGGAAGCTCCGCTGGGCCTTGGCCACCGGTGCCGCGCCGCCGCTCGACTCCCTGTCTCTGGATTGGCCCGCTGGCGCCGCCCGGGCGGGCCTGGCCTACGACCTGGCCGCCACGGCCGTCGAGTACCTTCTCGAACCGGCCGGAGAAGAGGGCCTCCGGATCTTCCTGGAGCGATGGCGCTCGGACGGGTCCTTCGACGAGGCGTTGGCGCAGGTCTTCGGCTTCACGCCAGGGCGGTTCGAGTCGGCCTGGCTTCGCTGGGTCAAGCGGCGCTACGGATGGGGGTTGGTACTCTCCCAGAGCGTCCTTCTCTGGCTTTCCCTGGGGGCGGTCCTGCTGCTGCTCTGGCGTTGGAGGGCGCGCCGCTTGAGGGACCGCATGGCCCGGCTGCGTGCGGCCGAACCCCCCGACGCGCCTGCCTGGTGGGACGTGGCGGCGGCGACGGAGGCACCGGCTCCACCGCCCGATCCGAACCCCGGTGGGGAGGCCGGGTAG
- a CDS encoding DUF4388 domain-containing protein, which translates to MALRGSLNEVNLADICQLLAMGRKSGCLWITDRSNFGYVYFDQGRVTYASVLNRPDRLGELLVQNGVINREQLSAAMEGQAHRPGARLGRMLVAQGAMSEDQLKSYVELQVSEAVYHLFTWTQGSFHFDPDHVPEEEEARLVSINAENLLLEGARRVDEWSLIEKRIPSFDLVFSITRLPEDGEVELTREQHKVIAVLDGQRSVDEVVRQTGLVEFEVGKALYGLVQAGFAEQSGRKVGAQKDTPELRVKRHLDLGLAFDRAGLLEDAAREFRRVVELDAENERAHRKLALIALRGGKAADALQHFGALPAAEQKRYSVLCNRALALEMLGRTDEALHLLDVAEGVRPTDADLFLQRGITLLKAGQAGAATDAFIRYRERMRGKVPPPMYYAHAVLAAAMDGAMEDAVRIGREGLTHHPKDGTILVNTGAVLERVGEPAASEAFYLRAVGQDPPPQAHKNLGDLALQRGDPAGARAHYERAVRVEPRLGDDVYAKLGQLAHQEAEHERAAEYYELALELNPSNETARSGHRTLETA; encoded by the coding sequence ATGGCGCTACGCGGCTCGCTCAACGAGGTCAACCTCGCGGACATCTGCCAGCTGCTGGCCATGGGTCGCAAAAGCGGATGTCTGTGGATCACCGATCGCTCCAACTTCGGCTATGTCTACTTCGATCAGGGGCGGGTGACCTACGCTTCCGTATTGAACAGGCCGGACCGTCTCGGGGAGTTGCTCGTACAGAACGGCGTCATCAACCGGGAGCAGCTGTCGGCGGCCATGGAGGGGCAGGCCCACCGACCAGGCGCCCGCCTGGGGCGCATGTTGGTCGCCCAGGGTGCCATGTCCGAGGACCAGCTCAAGTCGTATGTGGAGCTTCAGGTCTCGGAGGCGGTCTATCACCTCTTCACCTGGACCCAGGGCTCGTTCCACTTCGACCCGGATCACGTTCCGGAAGAGGAAGAGGCGCGGCTCGTCTCGATCAACGCGGAGAACCTCCTGTTGGAGGGTGCGCGCCGGGTCGACGAGTGGAGCTTGATCGAGAAGCGCATTCCTTCGTTCGATCTGGTGTTCTCCATCACTCGGCTCCCCGAGGATGGCGAAGTCGAGCTGACGCGCGAGCAGCACAAGGTGATCGCCGTGCTCGACGGCCAGCGCTCCGTGGACGAGGTCGTACGACAGACCGGGCTGGTCGAGTTCGAGGTCGGCAAGGCGCTGTACGGGTTGGTGCAAGCGGGATTTGCCGAACAGAGCGGACGAAAGGTCGGAGCCCAGAAGGACACGCCCGAGCTGCGCGTGAAGCGCCATCTCGATCTGGGACTCGCCTTCGACCGCGCCGGATTGCTGGAGGACGCGGCGCGAGAGTTCCGGCGCGTGGTGGAGCTGGATGCCGAGAACGAGCGGGCGCACCGCAAGCTGGCGCTCATCGCGCTGCGCGGTGGCAAGGCCGCGGACGCGCTCCAGCACTTCGGCGCGCTGCCGGCCGCGGAGCAGAAGCGCTATTCGGTGCTGTGCAACCGCGCGCTGGCGCTCGAGATGCTGGGACGTACCGACGAGGCGCTCCACCTGCTGGACGTGGCGGAAGGCGTGCGTCCCACGGACGCCGATCTGTTCCTGCAGCGTGGTATCACGCTGCTGAAAGCGGGGCAGGCGGGCGCTGCGACGGACGCCTTCATTCGCTACCGCGAGCGCATGCGGGGGAAGGTGCCGCCTCCTATGTACTACGCGCACGCCGTGCTGGCCGCCGCCATGGACGGCGCCATGGAGGACGCGGTCCGCATCGGGCGGGAGGGGCTGACGCATCATCCCAAGGACGGCACCATCCTGGTCAATACGGGCGCTGTGTTGGAGCGGGTCGGTGAGCCCGCTGCCTCGGAAGCGTTCTACCTGCGCGCGGTGGGGCAGGACCCGCCCCCGCAGGCACACAAGAACCTCGGTGACCTGGCCCTGCAGCGCGGCGACCCGGCCGGGGCCCGTGCTCACTACGAACGGGCCGTTCGGGTCGAACCCCGACTGGGGGACGACGTGTATGCCAAACTCGGTCAGCTCGCCCATCAGGAAGCGGAGCACGAGCGGGCGGCCGAGTACTATGAGTTGGCCTTGGAGCTGAACCCGTCCAACGAGACGGCTCGTTCCGGCCACCGCACGCTGGAAACCGCCTAG
- a CDS encoding DnaA/Hda family protein: MIRDVAFDLDPRMTFDTFVVGPGNRLASAAARRAADSPAASYNPLFLYSASGLGKSHILNAMAHHSERLNPDARVLYQTLEGYLNELADALAQGRQDEMRDRYKDLDILLLDDVQFLTGQSEAQEILLRTLDALNVSGSQIVLASDRPPAEIDGLDARLLSRFSGGLMVDISPPEFETRLAIIRRRRAERGIELADDVAEAVARLPFRNVRELMGGLNRILAIQDLEGRVVTAAEVPKLVDVPRERPRRPRRLATVSSVPLHEEPEFEEPWQTLIREAAEAAEAEGFSASRLRRVLDGDLEPADPDRIVNEYHAVLDELRTIQSELDMVGNPWPEAARGVLTDPERVEEARALLASARERVRDFPPFRDDRVLDDIAERFPPLAVKAAREFTGEETPEYNPLFVWSPDGFGARELLEALGTTYLAARPRARAALISAKEFAEEFIAALSEGVAGAWRERWWTVELLMVHQAQELSQTERAQDEFFHLFEAVKRRGARIVIAADRPPSRVAHVDDRLRSRFEGGLVVEVDVKGEPPLPASELLARRQTRQSALETSLDSLEGGGEVGPDLALVRRDDEGKVIRPEEALDPAFEASLAGLDGGSERHALTPEVGPDPSAPPSLTKIKIRTDDFPTLLTEKKRWQREAGIEDDRPLPPEPVRAAPSRATSAEAPAAAAPAAPGAQPGAVPDVSDAQPLQPQAPGAFDMSPESGEEPTEAPQPATADLLDPAPVTSHTASERGEGWNDTLPVSELSEIIDAILAPFEQPAGPETAALVGNGTGPARTEAPREPWRPSPEKVVWEWPRVEDRIVAEDI, translated from the coding sequence ATGATCCGGGACGTCGCCTTCGACCTCGACCCGAGGATGACCTTCGACACGTTCGTCGTGGGTCCCGGGAACCGCCTCGCGTCCGCGGCGGCGCGCCGAGCGGCCGACTCCCCGGCGGCGTCCTACAATCCGCTCTTCCTCTACTCGGCGTCGGGCCTGGGCAAATCCCACATCCTGAACGCCATGGCGCATCACTCCGAGCGCCTGAATCCCGACGCGCGCGTGTTGTACCAGACGCTCGAGGGCTACCTGAACGAGTTGGCGGACGCGCTCGCCCAGGGTCGGCAGGACGAGATGCGGGACCGCTACAAAGACCTCGACATCCTCCTCCTCGACGACGTCCAGTTCCTGACCGGACAATCCGAGGCCCAGGAGATCCTGCTGCGGACGCTGGACGCGCTGAACGTGTCCGGCAGTCAGATCGTCCTCGCCTCCGACCGGCCGCCGGCCGAGATCGATGGACTGGACGCGCGGCTGCTGTCTCGCTTCTCGGGTGGGCTGATGGTGGACATCTCGCCCCCCGAGTTCGAGACCCGGCTGGCCATCATCCGGCGGCGACGGGCCGAGCGTGGGATCGAGCTGGCGGACGACGTGGCCGAGGCCGTGGCGCGCCTGCCGTTCCGCAACGTGCGCGAGCTGATGGGTGGCCTCAACCGCATCCTGGCCATCCAGGATCTCGAAGGTCGGGTGGTCACCGCCGCCGAAGTGCCGAAGCTGGTGGACGTGCCGCGCGAACGTCCTCGGCGGCCTCGCCGTCTGGCCACGGTGTCCAGCGTGCCCCTGCACGAGGAGCCCGAGTTCGAGGAGCCGTGGCAGACCCTCATCCGTGAGGCCGCCGAGGCCGCCGAAGCGGAGGGGTTCAGCGCCTCGCGCCTGCGCCGGGTGCTCGATGGGGACCTGGAGCCCGCCGACCCGGACCGCATCGTCAACGAGTACCATGCGGTTCTCGACGAGCTGAGGACCATCCAGTCCGAGCTGGACATGGTCGGCAATCCCTGGCCGGAAGCCGCACGCGGAGTGCTCACCGACCCGGAGCGGGTCGAGGAGGCGCGGGCGCTGCTCGCTTCGGCCCGCGAACGGGTGCGGGACTTCCCACCCTTCCGCGACGACCGCGTGCTCGACGACATCGCGGAACGCTTCCCACCGCTGGCGGTGAAAGCCGCCCGCGAGTTCACCGGGGAGGAGACGCCCGAATACAATCCGCTCTTCGTGTGGAGTCCCGACGGCTTCGGAGCCCGCGAGTTGCTCGAGGCGCTCGGGACCACCTATCTGGCGGCCCGTCCCCGGGCGCGCGCGGCCCTGATCTCGGCCAAGGAGTTCGCCGAGGAGTTCATCGCCGCGCTGTCCGAAGGGGTCGCGGGAGCGTGGCGCGAGCGCTGGTGGACGGTCGAGCTTCTGATGGTCCACCAGGCGCAGGAGCTCTCCCAGACCGAGCGGGCGCAGGACGAGTTCTTCCACCTGTTCGAGGCGGTCAAGCGCCGTGGCGCGCGCATCGTGATCGCCGCCGACCGGCCGCCGTCGCGCGTGGCCCACGTCGACGATCGACTCCGTTCGCGCTTCGAAGGCGGGCTGGTCGTCGAGGTCGACGTGAAGGGCGAGCCACCGCTGCCGGCCTCGGAGCTGCTCGCCCGCCGTCAGACGCGGCAGAGCGCGCTGGAGACGTCGCTGGACAGCCTCGAGGGCGGCGGCGAGGTGGGGCCGGACCTCGCGTTGGTGCGCAGGGACGACGAGGGGAAGGTGATCCGCCCCGAGGAGGCGCTGGACCCCGCCTTCGAGGCGTCACTGGCCGGGCTGGACGGGGGTTCCGAGCGGCATGCCCTGACGCCGGAGGTGGGGCCCGACCCGAGCGCGCCCCCGTCGCTCACCAAGATCAAGATCCGCACGGACGATTTCCCTACGCTGCTCACCGAGAAGAAGCGGTGGCAGCGCGAAGCCGGGATCGAGGACGATCGGCCGTTGCCACCGGAGCCGGTGCGCGCTGCCCCGTCCCGCGCGACCAGCGCCGAGGCACCGGCAGCCGCCGCGCCGGCGGCCCCTGGAGCACAGCCCGGCGCCGTGCCCGACGTCTCGGACGCGCAGCCTCTGCAGCCCCAGGCGCCTGGCGCCTTCGACATGTCACCGGAGTCCGGCGAGGAACCGACCGAAGCACCCCAGCCAGCGACGGCGGACCTTCTCGATCCGGCTCCGGTGACCTCTCACACGGCTTCCGAGCGCGGGGAGGGGTGGAACGACACCCTCCCCGTCTCGGAGCTGAGTGAGATCATCGATGCCATCCTCGCTCCCTTCGAGCAGCCCGCTGGCCCTGAGACGGCCGCTCTTGTCGGCAACGGGACCGGCCCCGCCCGCACGGAAGCTCCGCGCGAGCCGTGGCGTCCCTCCCCGGAGAAGGTGGTCTGGGAGTGGCCGCGCGTGGAAGATCGCATCGTGGCGGAGGACATCTGA
- a CDS encoding RluA family pseudouridine synthase encodes MSERRERLQATASDGGRLDRFLSERLGLSRTRVASLIAAGQVLVDGRTARKADPVEPGQIIDVTVPAPEPVDILPEDIPLDVVHEDEHLLVVNKRAGMVVHPAPGHRSGTLVNALLFHVRDLSGVGGRLRPGIVHRLDKDTSGLLIVAKSDAAHLGLSAALKKRDIRRIYLAAAWGHLAEDPLTIDAPIGRDPRDRKRMAVVESGRPARTQIRVRERWPAAELLDVRLATGRTHQIRVHLLHVGHPVIGDSLYGAGWERGIAGPQRRWARELLARVPRQFLHARALRFVHPVTGELLHFRIPPPPDLAAALAFGRAARGG; translated from the coding sequence GTGAGCGAACGACGTGAGCGTCTGCAGGCGACTGCAAGCGACGGCGGACGACTCGATCGTTTCCTCTCGGAACGGCTGGGCCTCTCGCGCACACGTGTCGCTTCGCTGATCGCGGCAGGGCAGGTGCTCGTCGACGGGCGCACTGCCCGCAAGGCGGACCCCGTGGAGCCCGGGCAGATCATCGATGTGACCGTGCCCGCGCCGGAGCCGGTCGACATCCTGCCCGAGGACATTCCCCTCGACGTGGTCCACGAGGACGAGCACCTGTTGGTGGTGAACAAGCGTGCGGGCATGGTGGTGCACCCGGCGCCGGGACACCGCAGCGGCACGCTCGTCAACGCACTCCTGTTTCACGTGCGCGACCTCTCCGGTGTGGGTGGACGGCTCCGGCCCGGGATCGTGCACCGGCTCGACAAGGACACGTCCGGACTCCTGATCGTGGCCAAGTCGGACGCCGCCCACCTCGGACTGAGCGCAGCCCTCAAGAAACGGGACATCCGGCGGATCTACCTGGCTGCAGCCTGGGGTCATCTGGCCGAGGACCCGCTCACCATCGACGCGCCCATCGGCCGGGATCCGCGCGATCGCAAACGCATGGCGGTCGTCGAGTCCGGGAGGCCGGCGCGCACCCAGATCCGGGTCCGGGAACGGTGGCCTGCGGCCGAGCTTCTCGACGTCCGCCTCGCGACCGGGCGGACCCACCAGATCCGGGTCCACCTCTTGCATGTGGGTCATCCGGTCATCGGAGATTCCCTGTATGGCGCGGGCTGGGAGCGCGGAATCGCGGGACCGCAGAGACGATGGGCAAGGGAACTCCTTGCCCGGGTGCCTCGGCAATTCTTGCATGCGCGGGCACTGCGTTTTGTTCACCCGGTGACGGGTGAGCTCCTGCACTTCCGAATCCCACCACCGCCGGATCTCGCGGCGGCACTGGCCTTTGGCCGGGCCGCGCGCGGAGGATAG
- the lspA gene encoding signal peptidase II gives MTERERAEGPPAVRRPNKLVVLLGVTGSMVLLDQLSKNFIRVWLQVGDRVPVLGDVLTLTYLLNPGAAFGVQGGPGRWALWLGLGAAGLLVLVFVFMPVEQRLRLYAVAVTLGGALGNLIDRFQQPAGVVDFIHLRVLRWSFPVFNLADVAVLGGSLTLIVAIWWEERKLRERTT, from the coding sequence GTGACGGAGCGGGAGCGTGCCGAGGGGCCACCCGCCGTGCGGCGCCCCAACAAGCTGGTCGTGCTACTGGGCGTGACCGGGAGCATGGTTCTGCTGGACCAGCTTTCCAAGAACTTCATTCGCGTCTGGCTCCAGGTGGGAGACCGGGTTCCCGTCCTGGGAGACGTGCTCACGCTGACGTACCTGCTCAATCCGGGAGCCGCCTTCGGCGTGCAAGGCGGGCCCGGTCGCTGGGCGCTTTGGTTGGGTCTGGGTGCGGCCGGGCTTCTGGTGTTGGTCTTCGTCTTCATGCCGGTCGAACAGCGTCTGCGCCTGTATGCGGTCGCGGTCACGCTCGGTGGTGCGCTCGGCAATCTGATCGACCGCTTCCAGCAGCCGGCCGGTGTCGTGGACTTCATCCACCTGCGCGTGCTGCGCTGGTCGTTCCCCGTCTTCAATCTCGCCGACGTCGCGGTGCTCGGCGGCTCGCTCACGCTGATCGTCGCCATCTGGTGGGAGGAGAGGAAGTTGCGTGAGCGAACGACGTGA